A region of Nostoc sp. 'Peltigera membranacea cyanobiont' N6 DNA encodes the following proteins:
- a CDS encoding Uma2 family endonuclease, which produces MLEYNLPRYLPSAEELPDSDETPVDNELQELIPGLLKAILLILWSERMDWLFAIDMGIYYHPDKPPIVPDGFLSLGVERFYDEELRPSYVLWDENVVPIFVLEVVSQNYRKEYTTKLDEYAALGVLYYVIYSSRRRRKPHLEVHKLVNGKYELQERNPVWLPEIGLGIGCERGNYCGVTREWMYWYDEQGQRYLTPAEQVKQEVQRAQQEAQRAQQEAQRAQQEAQRAQQEAQRAQQAEERVQQLTEQLRALGIDPDNLG; this is translated from the coding sequence ATGTTAGAGTACAACTTGCCAAGGTACTTGCCCTCAGCCGAGGAGCTACCAGACTCTGACGAAACACCTGTGGATAATGAACTACAAGAATTGATACCAGGGTTGCTGAAGGCGATCCTGCTGATACTTTGGTCAGAACGCATGGACTGGCTATTTGCCATAGATATGGGTATTTATTATCACCCTGATAAACCGCCCATTGTGCCAGATGGGTTTTTGAGCTTAGGGGTAGAGCGGTTTTATGATGAAGAGTTGCGTCCTAGTTATGTGCTGTGGGATGAAAATGTTGTACCGATTTTCGTGCTAGAAGTAGTTTCCCAAAATTATCGCAAAGAATACACTACTAAATTGGATGAATATGCAGCGTTGGGCGTACTTTACTACGTGATTTATTCCTCTCGTCGCCGCCGCAAACCCCATCTGGAAGTACATAAGTTAGTTAATGGTAAGTATGAATTGCAAGAAAGAAACCCTGTTTGGCTACCAGAAATTGGTTTAGGAATTGGTTGCGAAAGGGGAAATTATTGCGGTGTAACGCGGGAATGGATGTATTGGTATGATGAGCAAGGACAACGGTATCTCACGCCCGCAGAACAGGTAAAACAAGAAGTACAACGCGCCCAACAAGAAGCACAACGCGCTCAACAAGAAGCACAACGTGCTCAACAAGAAGCACAACGCGCTCAACAAGAAGCACAACGCGCTCAACAAGCAGAAGAACGGGTGCAACAATTGACAGAACAATTAAGAGCGCTAGGAATAGATCCAGATAATCTGGGTTAA
- a CDS encoding histidine kinase N-terminal 7TM domain-containing diguanylate cyclase — protein sequence MIFQYNLYFVILSVTVIISTTVAFAAWQRRSICLASKPFISMMLAIAGYATVAAMEAGAILLREKIFWSKLEYVGSGSVITLFLIFAMQFTNKNRWLTPRNTALLWAIPTFNVILVATNEWHGLVWSGFLPDPKGTNFVIYQHNLGFFWIMACVYLYTLTGVVMLIQKALVPSVLSRRQSSMALAGAVLPILGASLYMLRLTPPGLNITPMSFMLAGLFYFVSLFRFRMFDLVPVARDTLIENMSDGVLVLDAQNRIIDFNPALKHLIGVKKQHIGQPAAQVIAKWPEIIRLYHTHESVKTEIFIDSVTPCYVELLITSLHNKRKQLTGRLLVLRDITQRYQAESELRQANEYLQKQVLEIQTLQVQLREQAMRDGLTGLFNRRYFDEIFPKELIRATRDSERVALIIMDIDYFKNVNDTFGHQAGDRVIQIFADLLRYYSDSNSQNIACRYGGEEFVLALPGLTQEKAFEHAEHIRLSFQAARLESRGKEIYTTVSGGVAVFPDHGKTTDELLQVVDQALYAAKLDGRNCIKCV from the coding sequence ATGATTTTTCAGTACAATCTCTATTTTGTTATTCTGAGCGTTACTGTAATCATCTCAACTACTGTTGCGTTTGCAGCTTGGCAGCGTCGCTCAATTTGTTTGGCTAGCAAGCCTTTCATTTCGATGATGCTAGCGATCGCAGGATACGCTACAGTTGCAGCAATGGAAGCAGGAGCAATTTTGCTCCGAGAAAAAATATTTTGGTCAAAGCTGGAGTATGTCGGCTCAGGCAGTGTAATTACACTCTTCCTGATATTTGCAATGCAGTTCACGAATAAAAATCGTTGGCTAACGCCTCGAAATACTGCGTTGCTATGGGCTATCCCTACCTTCAATGTGATTTTGGTAGCAACAAACGAATGGCATGGTTTAGTCTGGTCTGGCTTTTTGCCAGATCCCAAAGGAACTAATTTTGTAATTTATCAACATAATCTTGGTTTTTTTTGGATTATGGCCTGCGTTTACCTCTACACACTTACAGGGGTAGTAATGCTTATTCAGAAAGCCTTAGTGCCATCAGTTCTGTCTCGTCGGCAGTCAAGCATGGCATTAGCTGGTGCAGTATTACCAATATTAGGCGCTAGCTTGTATATGCTCCGCCTCACTCCTCCTGGTCTAAATATCACTCCCATGAGCTTTATGCTGGCTGGACTGTTCTATTTTGTTAGCCTTTTTCGCTTTCGGATGTTTGATCTCGTTCCTGTAGCTAGAGACACGTTAATTGAGAATATGAGTGACGGTGTGCTGGTGCTGGATGCCCAAAACCGGATTATTGACTTTAATCCGGCGCTAAAACATCTGATTGGGGTAAAAAAGCAGCATATTGGACAACCAGCTGCTCAAGTTATAGCAAAATGGCCAGAAATCATCAGGCTGTATCATACTCATGAAAGCGTCAAAACTGAGATATTCATCGATTCGGTAACTCCTTGTTATGTAGAGCTACTAATTACTTCATTACACAATAAGCGCAAGCAGTTAACAGGTCGTTTACTTGTTTTGCGTGACATTACCCAACGTTATCAGGCTGAATCTGAACTGCGACAGGCGAATGAATATTTGCAAAAACAGGTACTTGAAATTCAAACATTACAAGTTCAGTTAAGAGAACAGGCTATGCGGGATGGACTGACAGGCTTGTTTAATCGGCGTTATTTTGACGAGATATTCCCAAAAGAACTAATACGAGCAACGCGAGATTCTGAGCGAGTTGCTTTGATAATTATGGATATCGATTATTTTAAAAATGTTAATGATACATTCGGTCATCAGGCTGGCGATCGCGTAATTCAGATATTTGCAGACCTTCTTCGCTACTATAGTGATAGTAATTCTCAAAACATTGCGTGCCGATATGGTGGTGAAGAGTTTGTATTAGCTTTACCTGGGCTGACACAGGAGAAAGCCTTTGAACACGCCGAACATATTCGGTTATCGTTTCAAGCTGCGCGGTTGGAATCTAGAGGTAAAGAAATATATACAACGGTTTCAGGTGGAGTAGCCGTGTTTCCGGATCATGGAAAAACCACTGATGAATTATTGCAAGTAGTCGATCAAGCGCTATATGCCGCTAAGTTAGATGGGCGTAATTGCATCAAGTGTGTGTAA